The Natrinema caseinilyticum genomic sequence ATCGAGGGCGGGCCGGAACTCCTCGCCAATCCGTACGGGATCATCGCGGTCAACCCCGCGGTCCACGACAACGTCAACTACGACCTGGCGATGGCTTACATCGGGTACATCACGAGCCCGCAGGCCCAGGACTTGATCGAGAACTACGAAGCGAACGGGGAGCAGTTGTTCTTCCCCCGCGCCCTCTCCGAGGAACCGGATTTCCAGCAGTACGTTCCGGAAGGCTGGAGTGCGAATACGACCGATAGCTAACCGTGTCCCTCGGTACGTTCACACCCGTCCTGACGCCGTTTCTCGTCGATTTCCCCTTCGATGCGGTGTACGTACGGAGCATTATCGCGGTCTCGCTGTACGTCAGCGTGATCGCCGTCCTCCTGAGCGCTAGCGTGAGCCTCCCGATTGCCCTCCTGATGGGATTTACCAGCTTTCCCGGAAAGCGATTGCTCACCTCCGTCATCAACACCGGAATGGGATTTCCGAGCGTCGTCGTCGGGTTACTGGTCCTGTTCGTCGTCTCGAATCAGGGCCCCCTCGGCGAGTTCGAACTCGTATTCACGAAACGAGCGATGATCATGTCGCAGTTCGTCCTCGCGACGCCGCCGATAACGGCCATCAGCCTCGCGGCCATCTCGGGCGTCGATCAGAACGTCCGTGACGCCGCCCACGCGCTCGGCGGGACCCGCATCGATGTCGCACTCGTGACGATCAAGGAGGCACGGTACGGAATCGCGACGGCTGTCCTCGCCGGATTCGGGCGCGCGATCAGCGAAGTCGGGTCCGTTCTCATCGTCGGCGGAAACATCGCCGGCGCGGAGGGCGTTTCGAAAACCCGGACGCTGACGACCGCCATCTCGCTCGAGGCCAGGCAGGGCCGATACGAGACGGCGATGGTCCTCGGCGGGATTCTGGTCGTCCTCGTCTTGCTCGTCAACGCCGTGGTCGTTCGACTCGGCGACAAGGGGGTGCAGCGGTAATGGGCCTGGACGTTCTCAAAGCGACCGATGTGTCGCTCTCGTACGATCACGAACGGGTGTTGGGAGGTCTCTCGCTCTCGGTCGAACCCGGCGAGGTCGTCGCCGTTATCGGCCCGTCGGGCGTCGGAAAGACGACGTTGCTCAGGATCCTCGC encodes the following:
- a CDS encoding ABC transporter permease, translating into MSLGTFTPVLTPFLVDFPFDAVYVRSIIAVSLYVSVIAVLLSASVSLPIALLMGFTSFPGKRLLTSVINTGMGFPSVVVGLLVLFVVSNQGPLGEFELVFTKRAMIMSQFVLATPPITAISLAAISGVDQNVRDAAHALGGTRIDVALVTIKEARYGIATAVLAGFGRAISEVGSVLIVGGNIAGAEGVSKTRTLTTAISLEARQGRYETAMVLGGILVVLVLLVNAVVVRLGDKGVQR